From Caballeronia insecticola, a single genomic window includes:
- a CDS encoding HIT family protein, producing the protein MECVFCREDGGEVLWSDDALRVILADEPDWPGLCRVIWSAHVAEMSDLSDGDRARLMTAVNGVERVMRRVLVPEKINLASLGNQVPHVHWHVIPRFSNDSRFPLPIWAPRQRTVSESQLSKRRAQATLLREPLRHELNQAFGHQ; encoded by the coding sequence ATGGAGTGTGTGTTTTGCCGTGAAGACGGCGGCGAGGTGCTGTGGTCGGACGACGCGTTGCGCGTCATCCTCGCCGACGAGCCCGACTGGCCGGGCCTGTGCCGCGTGATCTGGAGCGCGCATGTCGCTGAAATGTCCGATCTTTCGGACGGTGATCGCGCGCGCCTGATGACCGCCGTCAACGGCGTCGAGCGCGTGATGCGGCGCGTTCTCGTGCCCGAGAAGATCAACCTCGCGAGTCTCGGCAATCAGGTGCCGCATGTGCACTGGCACGTCATTCCACGCTTTTCCAACGATTCTCGCTTCCCTCTGCCGATTTGGGCGCCGCGCCAGCGCACGGTGTCCGAGTCGCAACTTTCAAAACGCCGCGCGCAAGCCACGCTCTTGCGCGAACCATTGCGCCACGAGCTGAACCAGGCGTTCGGCCATCAATAA
- a CDS encoding gamma-butyrobetaine hydroxylase-like domain-containing protein translates to MSGLTSTTPIPTGVVVHSKSRVLELQYADASYRVPFELLRVCSPSAEVQGHGPGQETLQTGKRDVSIIGVDPVGHYALQLNFSDGHNTGIYSWDILYDLATRQDERWQDYLARLAAAGVDRDTPMSVKPSGGGHCH, encoded by the coding sequence ATGAGCGGACTCACTTCCACGACGCCGATTCCCACCGGCGTCGTCGTGCATTCGAAATCCCGCGTGCTCGAACTGCAATACGCGGATGCGTCCTATCGCGTGCCGTTCGAACTGCTGCGCGTCTGTTCGCCGTCGGCAGAAGTGCAGGGCCACGGGCCGGGGCAGGAAACGCTGCAAACCGGCAAGCGCGATGTATCGATCATCGGCGTCGATCCGGTCGGGCATTACGCGCTTCAACTGAATTTTTCGGACGGCCACAATACGGGCATCTATTCGTGGGACATCCTCTACGATCTGGCCACGCGTCAGGATGAACGCTGGCAGGACTATCTGGCGCGGCTGGCCGCGGCGGGCGTCGACCGCGACACACCGATGTCCGTCAAGCCTTCCGGCGGCGGGCATTGCCACTAA
- the ubiE gene encoding bifunctional demethylmenaquinone methyltransferase/2-methoxy-6-polyprenyl-1,4-benzoquinol methylase UbiE, with translation MSKTHFGYETVEEQDKAKKVAGVFHSVASNYDLMNDLMSGGLHRIWKHFTIGQAKVRPGYKVLDLAGGTGDLAMAFAKQAGETGEVWHTDINESMLRVGRDRLIDKGVLTPALLCDAEKIPFSDNYFNIVTVAFGLRNMTHKDRALAEMTRVLKPGGKLLVLEFSKVWEPLKKPYDIYSFKILPWLGDKVAKDADSYRYLAESIRMHPDQETLKTMMEQAGLDRVEYYNLSGGVVALHVGTKF, from the coding sequence ATGAGCAAGACCCACTTCGGATACGAAACGGTCGAGGAGCAGGACAAGGCGAAGAAAGTGGCGGGCGTATTCCACTCCGTCGCGAGCAACTACGACTTGATGAACGACCTGATGTCCGGCGGACTGCATCGGATCTGGAAGCACTTCACGATCGGGCAGGCCAAGGTGCGGCCAGGCTACAAAGTGCTGGATCTGGCCGGCGGCACGGGCGATCTCGCGATGGCGTTCGCCAAGCAGGCGGGCGAAACCGGCGAAGTCTGGCACACGGACATCAACGAATCGATGCTGCGCGTCGGGCGTGATCGTCTCATCGACAAGGGCGTGCTGACGCCTGCGCTGCTGTGCGACGCCGAGAAGATCCCGTTCTCGGACAATTATTTCAATATCGTTACGGTTGCTTTCGGTTTGCGTAATATGACGCACAAGGATCGTGCGCTGGCGGAAATGACGCGCGTGCTCAAGCCGGGCGGTAAATTGCTTGTGCTGGAGTTCTCGAAAGTGTGGGAACCGCTGAAGAAGCCGTACGATATCTACAGTTTCAAGATTTTGCCGTGGCTTGGCGATAAAGTGGCCAAAGATGCGGATAGCTATCGATACCTTGCCGAATCCATCCGCATGCACCCGGACCAGGAAACTTTAAAAACGATGATGGAACAAGCGGGCCTGGATCGAGTCGAATATTACAATTTGTCAGGTGGCGTGGTAGCGTTACACGTCGGGACCAAATTTTAG
- a CDS encoding Tim44 domain-containing protein: protein MSDSRIPQSRGFLNLFFRKAGILALAGVIAAGAIFAESAEAKRMGGGRSMGRQSATATQQHQATPPSQSQSMQQGQAAQAQRAQPAPGTPAAAAQPARNRWLGPIAGLAAGLGIAALLSHFGLGEAFAGAMANMIMIALIVLAAVMLFRFIMRKRQASQGNNTPAYAGAASASGSPYGATARTSLNQDPPQVPQQPGGLGATYIESAPQQAVQANVPAGFDTEAFVRNAKVYFVRLQDAWDRGNVNDIREFTTPEMFAEVKLDVDARGSAPNRTDVVQLNADVLGVEDRANEYLASVRFHGLIRESEGAAAEPFVEVWNLSKQKTGNEGWLLAGIQQVS, encoded by the coding sequence ATGTCCGATTCGCGCATACCCCAATCCCGGGGTTTCCTGAACCTCTTCTTCAGGAAGGCCGGAATCTTGGCGCTGGCTGGCGTTATTGCGGCCGGCGCGATCTTCGCAGAAAGCGCGGAAGCCAAGCGCATGGGCGGCGGCCGCAGCATGGGCCGGCAGTCAGCCACGGCCACGCAGCAGCATCAGGCGACGCCGCCGTCGCAGTCGCAATCGATGCAGCAGGGTCAGGCCGCTCAGGCGCAACGCGCGCAACCCGCGCCCGGAACGCCCGCAGCCGCGGCGCAACCCGCGCGCAACCGCTGGCTCGGACCGATCGCCGGTCTCGCGGCGGGCCTGGGCATCGCGGCGTTGCTGTCGCACTTCGGGCTGGGTGAAGCGTTCGCTGGCGCAATGGCCAACATGATCATGATCGCGTTGATCGTGCTGGCGGCCGTCATGCTGTTCCGCTTCATCATGCGCAAACGTCAGGCAAGTCAGGGCAACAACACGCCCGCATACGCCGGCGCGGCTTCGGCTTCCGGCTCGCCGTACGGCGCGACCGCCCGCACCAGTCTGAACCAGGACCCGCCGCAAGTGCCGCAGCAGCCGGGCGGTCTGGGCGCGACGTATATCGAATCGGCGCCGCAGCAGGCCGTTCAGGCGAACGTGCCCGCGGGGTTCGACACCGAGGCGTTCGTGCGTAACGCGAAGGTTTACTTCGTGCGTCTGCAGGACGCGTGGGACCGCGGCAACGTCAACGACATCCGCGAGTTCACGACGCCCGAAATGTTCGCCGAAGTAAAACTCGACGTCGACGCACGCGGCAGCGCGCCGAATCGTACGGACGTGGTGCAACTCAACGCCGACGTCCTGGGCGTCGAGGACCGCGCGAACGAATATCTCGCGAGCGTGCGCTTCCACGGCCTGATTCGCGAGTCGGAAGGCGCGGCGGCGGAGCCGTTCGTCGAGGTGTGGAACCTGTCGAAGCAGAAGACCGGCAACGAAGGCTGGCTGCTGGCCGGCATTCAGCAGGTTAGTTAA
- a CDS encoding ubiquinone biosynthesis accessory factor UbiJ, with the protein MKTASGAFAAAVNHLLVREPWALERLKPYAARRVKLTCTPVSIALVVQPDGLFAATTEADAARFDVTIAVPLDALPAFMQGGQAAVMKHVRIEGDAEFATTLAKLAEHLRWDAEEDLARVIGDAPAHRLGVIARSVHEQAQRTGRNLLDTFTEFFLDERPQLVRKSALEAFNAELSKTRDALARVEKRIERIEQRSDLSSQQSGEQRQPARGASARTGSESVRDSRE; encoded by the coding sequence TTGAAGACCGCGTCCGGTGCGTTCGCGGCCGCCGTGAATCATCTGCTCGTGCGCGAGCCGTGGGCGCTCGAACGTCTGAAGCCCTATGCCGCCCGGCGCGTGAAACTGACGTGCACACCGGTGTCGATCGCGCTCGTGGTGCAACCCGACGGCCTTTTCGCCGCGACCACGGAAGCAGACGCCGCCCGCTTCGACGTCACGATCGCCGTTCCGCTGGACGCGCTGCCCGCGTTCATGCAGGGCGGTCAGGCGGCGGTGATGAAGCACGTGCGCATTGAAGGCGACGCGGAATTCGCCACGACGCTCGCCAAGCTGGCCGAACATCTGCGCTGGGATGCCGAGGAAGACCTGGCCCGCGTGATCGGCGACGCGCCCGCGCATCGGCTGGGCGTGATCGCGCGCTCGGTGCACGAGCAGGCACAACGCACAGGCCGCAATCTGCTGGACACGTTCACCGAATTTTTTCTCGACGAACGGCCGCAACTCGTGCGCAAGAGCGCGCTCGAGGCGTTCAACGCCGAGCTTTCGAAGACGCGCGATGCGCTGGCGCGCGTCGAGAAGCGTATCGAAAGAATCGAACAGCGAAGCGATTTATCCAGCCAACAATCCGGCGAACAACGACAGCCGGCTCGCGGTGCCTCAGCGCGAACCGGTAGCGAGTCCGTGCGCGACTCGCGCGAATAA
- the ubiB gene encoding ubiquinone biosynthesis regulatory protein kinase UbiB encodes MRFLRFLKIFFTIVRFGLDELVMSGIDDRRVRWLMRITTFGRRFDVERGIRLRLALESLGPIFVKFGQVLSTRRDLLPVDIADELAKLQDRVPPFDSTVAVAIIEKSLGAPIDVLFDDFERVPVASASIAQVHFAKIKTGEHAGKAVAVKVLRPGMLPVIDSDLALLRDIAIWAERLWADGRRLKPREVVAEFDKYLHDELDLMREAANGSQLRRNFQGLDLLLVPEMYWDMSAASVLVMERMVGVPISQVETLRAAGVDIPKLAREGVEIFFTQVFRDGFFHADMHPGNIQVSLDPATFGRYIALDFGIVGALSDFDKNYLAQNFLAFFKRDYHRVATLHLESGWVPPNTRVEELESAIRAVCEPYFDRALKDISLGQVLMRLFSTSRRFNVEIQPQLVLLQKTMLNVEGLGRSLDPELDLWKTAKPYLERWMNEQIGWRGWYERLQMEAPQWSKTIPQLPRLIHHLLAEQHDVPRAGNDETMRQLLAEQRRTNRLLITLLAVGLIAVAGAGVVIAQFWLGNL; translated from the coding sequence ATGCGTTTTCTGCGTTTCCTCAAAATATTCTTCACGATCGTCCGCTTCGGGCTCGACGAACTCGTGATGAGCGGCATCGACGATCGCCGCGTGCGCTGGCTCATGCGTATCACCACATTCGGCCGTCGCTTCGACGTCGAACGCGGCATCCGCCTGCGGCTCGCGCTGGAAAGCCTCGGCCCGATCTTCGTGAAATTCGGCCAGGTGCTGTCGACGCGGCGCGATCTTTTGCCCGTCGATATCGCCGACGAGCTCGCGAAGCTCCAGGATCGCGTGCCGCCGTTCGATTCGACAGTGGCGGTCGCGATCATCGAGAAGTCGCTCGGCGCGCCGATCGACGTTCTGTTCGACGATTTCGAGCGCGTGCCGGTGGCGAGCGCGTCGATCGCGCAGGTGCACTTCGCCAAGATCAAGACCGGCGAGCACGCGGGCAAGGCCGTCGCGGTGAAGGTGCTGCGCCCGGGCATGCTGCCGGTGATCGATTCGGATCTGGCGCTGTTGCGCGACATCGCGATCTGGGCGGAGCGCCTGTGGGCCGACGGCCGGCGCCTGAAGCCGCGCGAAGTGGTCGCGGAATTCGACAAATATCTGCACGACGAACTCGATCTCATGCGCGAGGCCGCCAACGGCAGCCAGCTGCGGCGCAATTTTCAGGGGCTCGATCTGCTGCTCGTGCCCGAGATGTATTGGGACATGTCGGCGGCGAGCGTCCTCGTCATGGAGCGCATGGTCGGCGTGCCGATCAGCCAGGTCGAAACGCTGCGCGCCGCAGGCGTCGACATTCCGAAGCTGGCGCGCGAAGGCGTCGAGATTTTCTTCACGCAAGTGTTCCGCGACGGCTTCTTTCACGCCGACATGCACCCCGGCAATATTCAGGTGAGCCTCGATCCGGCGACGTTCGGGCGCTATATCGCGCTGGATTTCGGCATCGTCGGGGCGCTGTCGGACTTCGACAAAAACTACCTCGCGCAGAATTTTCTCGCGTTCTTTAAGCGCGACTATCACCGTGTCGCGACGCTGCATCTGGAGTCCGGCTGGGTGCCGCCGAACACGCGCGTCGAGGAACTGGAAAGCGCGATTCGCGCCGTGTGCGAGCCGTATTTCGATCGCGCGCTGAAGGATATTTCGCTCGGGCAAGTGCTGATGCGCCTGTTCTCGACGTCGCGGCGCTTCAACGTCGAGATTCAGCCGCAACTCGTGCTGCTGCAGAAAACGATGCTCAACGTGGAAGGCCTCGGACGCTCGCTCGACCCGGAACTCGATCTGTGGAAAACGGCGAAGCCGTATCTCGAACGCTGGATGAACGAACAGATCGGCTGGCGCGGCTGGTACGAGCGTCTGCAGATGGAAGCGCCGCAGTGGAGCAAGACCATTCCGCAGTTGCCGCGTCTGATTCACCATTTACTGGCCGAGCAGCATGATGTGCCGCGCGCCGGCAACGACGAAACCATGCGCCAGTTGCTCGCCGAGCAAAGGCGCACCAATCGTCTGCTGATCACGCTGCTGGCCGTCGGGCTGATCGCGGTGGCCGGAGCGGGCGTCGTGATCGCGCAATTCTGGCTCGGCAACCTGTGA
- a CDS encoding methyltransferase domain-containing protein, with product MSDPSFENRDPNSPGFWDERFDQRFMPWDQSGVPEAFEAFVASRAAQNVLIPGCGSAYEALYLAVRGWPVRAIDFSPAAVEAARVQLGVHAGVVEQADFFAFEPPFAPDWIYERAFLCALPKTRWQDYAERMAALLRPGAQLAGFFFLGATPKGPPFGIERDELDALLTPHFELVDERAVSGSIPVFAGRERWMTWRRIGAAA from the coding sequence ATGAGCGACCCGAGCTTCGAGAATCGCGACCCGAATTCCCCCGGATTCTGGGACGAGCGCTTCGATCAACGTTTCATGCCGTGGGATCAATCCGGCGTGCCGGAGGCGTTCGAGGCATTTGTCGCGTCTCGCGCCGCGCAGAACGTGTTGATTCCCGGCTGCGGCAGCGCGTACGAAGCGCTGTATCTGGCCGTACGCGGCTGGCCCGTGCGGGCAATCGACTTTTCGCCGGCTGCCGTCGAGGCGGCGAGGGTGCAACTCGGCGTGCACGCGGGCGTCGTCGAACAGGCGGATTTTTTCGCTTTCGAGCCGCCGTTCGCGCCCGACTGGATCTACGAACGCGCGTTTCTATGCGCGTTGCCCAAGACGCGCTGGCAGGACTACGCCGAACGGATGGCCGCGCTGCTCCGGCCCGGCGCGCAGCTCGCGGGCTTCTTTTTCCTCGGCGCGACGCCGAAAGGGCCGCCGTTCGGCATCGAGCGTGACGAACTGGACGCGCTTCTGACGCCGCACTTCGAACTGGTCGACGAGCGCGCGGTGAGCGGCTCGATTCCCGTGTTCGCCGGCCGCGAGCGCTGGATGACCTGGCGGCGCATCGGCGCGGCGGCTTGA
- a CDS encoding FmdB family zinc ribbon protein, which yields MPIYAYRCANCGHEKDVLRKLSDAPLTQCPACGKDTFSKQVTAAGFQLKGSGWYVTDFRGGNSGAGSGKSAPNEGSDASNASASKTEDASAGAKSGESATPASTSSTDAAKPAAGSSGSSASSGPAASSGAA from the coding sequence ATGCCGATTTACGCGTACCGCTGCGCAAACTGCGGCCACGAAAAAGATGTGCTCCGCAAACTGAGCGATGCGCCGCTCACGCAATGTCCTGCCTGCGGGAAGGACACGTTTTCGAAGCAAGTGACCGCCGCCGGTTTCCAGCTGAAGGGATCGGGCTGGTATGTCACCGATTTCCGCGGCGGGAATAGCGGCGCGGGCAGCGGCAAGAGCGCCCCGAACGAAGGCTCGGACGCATCGAACGCGTCGGCATCGAAAACGGAAGACGCCTCGGCCGGTGCGAAGTCGGGTGAAAGCGCCACGCCGGCGAGCACGTCATCCACGGATGCCGCCAAGCCTGCCGCCGGTTCGTCGGGCTCGTCCGCGTCGTCCGGCCCCGCCGCCTCTTCGGGCGCGGCCTGA
- a CDS encoding DUF502 domain-containing protein — translation MTTKKTTLKSVFLTGLLVLVPLAITLWVLGLVIGTMDQTLLLLPQSWQPERVVGFHLPGVGAVLTLAFIFIVGLLTQNFVGQKLVGWWDAVLRHIPVVGPLYTSVKQVSDTLLSSSGNAFRKALLIEYPRKGSYTIGFLTGIPGGDVLNHLDEDHVSVYVPTTPNPTSGFFLMMPKSEVVELDMTVDAALKYIVSMGVVAPAPSAPAPVAPARRPIEPPM, via the coding sequence ATGACGACGAAAAAGACTACGCTGAAATCCGTGTTCCTCACCGGCCTGTTGGTGCTGGTGCCGCTCGCCATCACGTTGTGGGTGCTGGGCCTCGTCATCGGGACCATGGACCAGACGCTGCTTCTCCTGCCGCAGTCGTGGCAGCCCGAGCGGGTCGTCGGCTTCCATCTGCCGGGCGTGGGCGCGGTGCTGACGCTGGCGTTCATTTTCATCGTCGGCCTGCTTACGCAGAATTTCGTCGGACAGAAACTCGTCGGATGGTGGGACGCCGTGCTGCGCCACATTCCGGTGGTCGGTCCGCTCTACACGAGCGTGAAGCAGGTGTCGGACACGCTGCTGTCGTCGAGCGGGAATGCGTTCCGCAAGGCGCTGCTCATCGAATATCCGCGCAAAGGCTCGTACACCATCGGCTTTCTGACGGGCATTCCGGGCGGCGACGTATTGAATCATCTGGACGAAGACCACGTAAGCGTTTACGTGCCGACAACGCCGAATCCGACGTCCGGCTTCTTCCTGATGATGCCGAAAAGCGAAGTCGTCGAACTGGACATGACCGTCGACGCCGCACTGAAGTACATCGTCTCGATGGGCGTGGTGGCCCCTGCACCGAGCGCGCCGGCCCCGGTCGCGCCTGCCCGCCGCCCCATCGAGCCGCCGATGTAA
- the aspS gene encoding aspartate--tRNA ligase has product MSMRSEYCGLVTEAQLGQTVSLCGWVQRRRDHGGVIFVDLRDREGLVQVVCDPDRAEMFKVAEGVRNEFCVQVKGVVRNRPEGTVNANLTSGKIEVLCHELNVLNASVTPPFQLDDDNLSETTRLTHRVLDLRRPQMQKNLRLRYRVAMEVRKYLDAQGFIDIETPMLTKSTPEGARDYLVPSRVNAGQFFALPQSPQLFKQLLMVANFDRYYQITKCFRDEDLRADRQPEFTQIDCETSFLNEQEIRDLFENMIRHVFKETMDVALPEKFPVMLYSEAMRRFGSDKPDLRVKLEFADLTDAVKDVDFKVFSMPANSKDGRVAALRVPKGGELSRGDIDGYTEFVRIYGAKGLAWIKINDKTRGRDGLQSPIVKNLHDAALAAIMERTGAQDGDIIFFAADRAKVVNDSLGALRLKIGHSEFGKSTGLLETGWKPLWVIDFPMFEYDEEENRHVAAHHPFTSPKDEHLEYLETDPGRCLAKAYDMVLNGWEIGGGSVRIFQEDVQSKVFRALKIGAEEARLKFGFLLDALQYGAPPHGGIAFGLDRIVTLMSGADSIRDVIAFPKTQRAQDLLTQAPSEVDERQLRELHIRLRQPEQKAH; this is encoded by the coding sequence ATGTCGATGCGATCTGAATACTGCGGTCTGGTGACCGAGGCCCAACTGGGTCAAACCGTCTCGCTGTGCGGCTGGGTGCAGCGCCGCCGCGATCATGGCGGCGTTATCTTCGTCGACCTGCGCGATCGCGAAGGGCTCGTTCAGGTCGTCTGCGACCCGGACCGCGCCGAAATGTTCAAGGTGGCCGAAGGCGTGCGCAACGAGTTCTGCGTGCAGGTGAAGGGCGTCGTGCGCAATCGTCCCGAAGGCACCGTCAACGCCAATCTGACGAGCGGCAAGATCGAAGTGTTGTGCCATGAACTGAACGTGTTGAACGCGTCGGTTACGCCGCCGTTCCAGCTCGACGACGACAACCTGTCGGAAACCACGCGCCTCACGCATCGCGTGCTCGACCTGCGCCGCCCGCAGATGCAGAAGAACCTGCGCCTGCGCTATCGCGTGGCGATGGAAGTGCGCAAGTATCTCGACGCGCAAGGTTTCATCGACATCGAAACGCCGATGCTGACCAAGAGCACGCCCGAAGGCGCGCGCGATTACCTCGTGCCGTCGCGCGTGAACGCGGGGCAATTCTTCGCGCTGCCGCAATCGCCGCAGTTGTTCAAGCAGCTGCTGATGGTCGCGAACTTCGACCGTTACTACCAGATCACCAAGTGCTTCCGCGACGAAGACCTGCGCGCTGACCGCCAGCCGGAATTCACGCAGATCGACTGCGAAACCTCGTTCCTCAACGAACAGGAAATTCGCGATCTGTTCGAAAACATGATCCGCCACGTCTTCAAGGAGACGATGGACGTCGCGCTGCCCGAGAAATTCCCGGTCATGCTGTATTCGGAAGCCATGCGCCGTTTCGGCTCCGACAAGCCCGACCTGCGCGTGAAGCTCGAATTCGCCGACCTGACGGACGCCGTGAAGGACGTCGACTTCAAGGTGTTCAGCATGCCGGCCAACTCGAAGGACGGCCGCGTGGCTGCCCTGCGCGTGCCGAAGGGCGGCGAGCTGTCGCGCGGCGATATCGACGGTTACACGGAATTCGTGCGCATCTACGGTGCGAAGGGTCTCGCGTGGATCAAGATCAACGACAAGACGCGCGGCCGCGACGGCCTGCAAAGCCCGATCGTCAAGAACCTGCATGACGCGGCGCTCGCGGCGATCATGGAGCGCACCGGCGCACAAGACGGCGACATCATTTTCTTCGCGGCCGACCGCGCGAAGGTCGTGAACGACAGCCTGGGCGCGCTGCGTCTGAAGATCGGCCATTCGGAATTCGGCAAGTCCACGGGTCTGCTCGAAACCGGCTGGAAGCCGCTGTGGGTTATCGACTTCCCGATGTTCGAGTACGACGAGGAAGAAAACCGCCACGTGGCCGCGCACCATCCGTTCACGAGCCCGAAGGACGAGCACCTCGAATACCTCGAAACCGATCCGGGCCGCTGCCTCGCGAAGGCGTACGACATGGTGCTGAACGGCTGGGAGATCGGCGGCGGTTCGGTGCGTATCTTCCAGGAAGACGTGCAGAGCAAGGTGTTCCGCGCGCTCAAGATCGGTGCCGAAGAAGCGCGTCTCAAGTTCGGCTTCCTGCTGGACGCGTTGCAGTACGGCGCGCCGCCGCACGGTGGTATCGCGTTCGGTCTGGACCGCATCGTCACGCTGATGTCCGGCGCCGATTCGATCCGCGACGTGATCGCCTTCCCGAAGACGCAGCGCGCGCAGGATCTGCTCACGCAGGCGCCGAGCGAAGTGGACGAGCGCCAGTTGCGCGAGCTGCATATCCGTCTGCGTCAGCCGGAGCAGAAGGCGCACTAA
- the nudB gene encoding dihydroneopterin triphosphate diphosphatase, with protein sequence MLKPPKIPESVLVVIHTPELDVLVIERADHKGFWQSVTGSKDRADEPLIETAAREVLEETGIVIGGGLVPERALLDWHHSIQYEIYPQWRHRYAPGVVRNTEHQFSLLVPHCLEVTLAPREHTAHLWLPLREAADKCFSWSNREAILQLPERLAAHSR encoded by the coding sequence ATGCTCAAGCCGCCGAAGATCCCCGAATCCGTCCTGGTCGTCATTCATACGCCCGAGCTCGATGTGCTCGTCATCGAACGTGCGGATCACAAAGGTTTCTGGCAGTCGGTGACGGGCTCGAAGGACCGTGCCGACGAGCCGCTCATCGAGACCGCCGCGCGCGAGGTGCTGGAGGAAACCGGTATTGTGATCGGCGGCGGCCTCGTGCCGGAGCGCGCGCTGCTCGACTGGCATCACAGCATCCAGTACGAAATCTATCCGCAGTGGCGGCATCGCTATGCGCCGGGCGTCGTGCGCAACACCGAGCATCAGTTCAGCCTGCTCGTGCCGCATTGTCTCGAAGTGACGCTCGCGCCGCGCGAGCACACCGCGCATCTCTGGCTGCCGCTTCGCGAAGCCGCCGACAAGTGTTTCTCGTGGTCGAACCGGGAAGCCATTCTGCAACTGCCCGAGCGCCTCGCGGCGCACAGCCGGTGA
- a CDS encoding phospholipase D-like domain-containing protein — protein MRPGRSFKRLRQALFSGRRPPRFCFTAGNHVRIFKGGVQFFPALIERVDQARHSVSLETYIFANDDIGRAVSDALIRAAERGVKVRVITDGIGTESNLPMFKLWQERGVDHRIYNPHLLFGPQGWSRTHRKLALIDETYAFCGGINIVDDYDQNGTQLERPRWDFAMEAHGPVVKDVREAFDLQWQRIRLGVKPRQPAQPSCDAPPASSNADESPAHRLRARRAMLARRRARLGEIHAVDRPCVAFVARDNLLNRRAIEKAYLRAIAHAEREVLLANPYFMPGRRLRRALQQAAQRGVRVSLVIGRKEFVALDYATPFLYGNLLKHGVRIAEYEKTMLHGKVAVVDADWATIGSSNLDALSLVLNNEANMVLVNHPEIAGLHDAILQAFDEGRPIDEKHYASRPITERALSWLAYNTYRLMMKTITIGKYD, from the coding sequence ATGCGCCCGGGGCGCAGTTTCAAGCGGCTGCGTCAGGCGCTGTTTTCCGGGCGCCGCCCGCCGCGCTTTTGCTTCACCGCGGGCAATCATGTGCGCATCTTCAAGGGCGGCGTGCAGTTCTTTCCCGCCTTGATCGAGCGCGTCGACCAGGCGCGGCATTCGGTGTCGCTGGAAACCTATATCTTCGCCAACGACGACATCGGCCGCGCCGTGTCCGATGCGCTCATTCGCGCGGCCGAACGCGGCGTCAAGGTGCGCGTGATCACGGACGGCATCGGCACGGAGAGCAATCTGCCGATGTTCAAGCTGTGGCAGGAACGCGGCGTCGATCATCGGATCTACAACCCGCATCTGCTGTTCGGGCCGCAGGGCTGGTCGCGCACGCATCGCAAGCTCGCGCTGATCGACGAAACCTACGCGTTTTGCGGCGGCATCAATATCGTCGACGATTACGACCAGAACGGCACGCAGCTCGAACGGCCGCGCTGGGATTTCGCGATGGAAGCGCACGGGCCCGTCGTCAAGGATGTGCGCGAGGCGTTCGATCTCCAATGGCAGCGCATTCGTCTCGGCGTGAAGCCGCGTCAGCCGGCGCAGCCGAGTTGCGACGCGCCGCCAGCATCATCGAACGCGGACGAGTCGCCGGCGCATCGCTTGCGCGCGCGCCGCGCGATGCTCGCACGCAGGCGGGCGCGGCTCGGCGAAATCCATGCGGTCGATCGGCCGTGCGTCGCGTTCGTCGCGCGCGACAACCTGCTCAACCGTCGCGCGATCGAAAAGGCGTATCTGCGGGCCATTGCGCATGCCGAGCGCGAAGTGCTGCTCGCCAATCCTTACTTCATGCCGGGGCGCCGTCTGCGGCGCGCGCTTCAGCAAGCGGCGCAGCGCGGCGTGCGCGTGTCGCTCGTGATCGGGCGCAAGGAGTTCGTGGCGCTCGATTACGCGACGCCGTTCCTCTACGGCAATCTGCTCAAACACGGCGTGCGCATCGCCGAATACGAAAAGACCATGCTCCACGGCAAGGTCGCGGTCGTGGACGCGGATTGGGCGACCATCGGTTCGTCGAATCTCGATGCGCTCTCGCTCGTGCTCAACAACGAGGCCAATATGGTGCTCGTCAATCATCCCGAAATTGCCGGGCTGCACGACGCCATCCTCCAGGCGTTCGACGAAGGCCGCCCCATCGACGAAAAACATTACGCGTCGCGGCCCATTACGGAGCGGGCGCTGAGCTGGCTTGCGTACAACACCTATCGTCTGATGATGAAAACCATCACTATCGGCAAGTACGATTAG